The DNA region CGTAGTGACCGCCAATTAAGATGCGGGGTGATGTGACACCGGGTTTGTGCGCGATCGCATTGTATCCTGTGACGTTACCCCGTTGGGTATTCACATTAAGAGTTGCCTCCAGCCGTGAGGCGAGGGCTTTTTTTAGCAAGGGTTCGCCACGTTCACCAGAAAGAGAGAACACGGGAATATTAACTTCACCACCCAGCGTCCCGGCGAGTTCGCCGGAGGATGTGTTAACAATTACTAAACCAACTGCACCAGCATTTTGTGCATTGCGGGCTTTGTCGAGAAAGCGGATTTCTCCCCGTCGTACAATAGCGATCGCATTTTTGACGTTAACAGCAGCAAATTCGTCAGGTTTTCCCACCCCAGGAACGCCAATCAGTGGTGCTTGCAGTTTACCAGCCCTTGAACCAGCAAGCGCTCTTCCGTCTAGCTGGGCGTTATTAACCAGTAAATTTGAGCCGTTATCCAAAAATTTCGGATAAGTAAAAGTCCCCACCTCTGTAACATAGCCAGATTTGCGATATTCTGCTAACAAGTAATCGCGGGCTTTCTGGATAGTTGGTGTCCCAGCTACACGCGGCCCCAAGCCTACCAAAGCCATAACATCGGCGTGGACGCGGCTTGGCGGTTGGGCTTTAACTCCGAGTAGGGAAAATAATAGCGTTCCTATTATCACCCACCACCAAAATCGAATACGGATTTTCATGGAAATAGATCCTCGCCGATATCAGCGTTGACTCTCTTCTTGCATTATGAGCGCCCTTTCTGTGATCTAGCACCTCCACCCCCAAGACGGTTCGGTGTTCCCTTGCGGTTCCTGCTTCTCGTATACCCACTTACTCAGATGTGACGCGATCGCGTAGCATCTAATTGATATTACAAACACAAGCTCATGCAAGACCAAGTTCTACCTACAGTTTTGGATAAAATTTTCCGCAACGAGAGTACGCCGGATGCAGTTTTTTCTGCTGGAGTGTCAGCGTTAGGTGAAGTGTTGCAATGCGATCGCATTTTTCTCTACTTGCGAGATCCGCACACGCGCATCGGTAAAGTTCCTTACTGCTGGCTTCGCAGTTCTGAGTATCCCAATATTATTGACTCCGACTGGAAACAAGAACCAGAATCTTTGCCACAAGAAGATCCGTTATTTGCTGCCGCACTGCGTACAGAACCATCTATCTTT from Funiculus sociatus GB2-C1 includes:
- a CDS encoding M28 family peptidase — translated: MKIRIRFWWWVIIGTLLFSLLGVKAQPPSRVHADVMALVGLGPRVAGTPTIQKARDYLLAEYRKSGYVTEVGTFTYPKFLDNGSNLLVNNAQLDGRALAGSRAGKLQAPLIGVPGVGKPDEFAAVNVKNAIAIVRRGEIRFLDKARNAQNAGAVGLVIVNTSSGELAGTLGGEVNIPVFSLSGERGEPLLKKALASRLEATLNVNTQRGNVTGYNAIAHKPGVTSPRILIGGHYDSVLGSPGANDNASGTAVVLELARRLANTPLANQIWFVAFDGEEDGLHGSKAFVNSASPEFLKGLQAMLNFDMVGVNEKLLVGGTSELTALATKADPKISTFRDTGSSDHQSFTSAGVPAIFFYRGQDPNYHSPNDTQVDPKLLEATVEVANRIIQERLAQN
- a CDS encoding GAF domain-containing protein, encoding MQDQVLPTVLDKIFRNESTPDAVFSAGVSALGEVLQCDRIFLYLRDPHTRIGKVPYCWLRSSEYPNIIDSDWKQEPESLPQEDPLFAAALRTEPSIFVEDVETANPQVVNKAFEAKEFGHRALVHAHLCFDGVLWGILQPCVFGEPRVWTQEDRSIIAAVTEKFTPLAVAYIKAANSK